From a single Kitasatospora azatica KCTC 9699 genomic region:
- a CDS encoding ArsR/SmtB family transcription factor, whose product MLAELAFSATDLALVRFAVSPMWEVGTSFRLLTSGAAHPVHQPWIEQVRPRVAAAGLDRGWLAELIPPSGYVPDFINPAPTGSAPTLAQELTGILAAPAARVRQDLDRLRHEQELLGPRLRTLYAAPQERLARLVEEIETYWELALAPYWARIRTVLDADVFHRARQAAEHGTGHLFNELHPYLSWDDNALRLARRKRALSRQGAGRGLLLIPSAFTGPELLTRVAPAEPPQLAYPARGIGALWESRPVPSTEALAAVLGRSRTRLLTELETPASTTELARRTGLSPAGVSQYLTALRDAGLVSAHRAGRSVLYARTAAADSVLAAAGP is encoded by the coding sequence GTGCTGGCAGAGCTGGCGTTCTCGGCGACCGACCTGGCCCTGGTGCGGTTCGCCGTCTCACCGATGTGGGAGGTCGGCACCAGCTTTCGGTTGCTGACCTCCGGCGCCGCGCATCCCGTTCACCAGCCCTGGATTGAGCAGGTGCGGCCCAGGGTGGCCGCCGCCGGCCTGGACCGGGGTTGGCTCGCCGAGTTGATCCCGCCGTCGGGCTATGTTCCCGACTTCATCAATCCGGCCCCCACCGGATCGGCCCCCACCCTGGCGCAGGAGCTGACCGGGATCCTGGCCGCGCCGGCGGCCCGGGTACGCCAGGACCTCGACCGCCTGAGACACGAACAGGAGCTGCTCGGCCCCCGGTTGCGGACCCTGTACGCCGCGCCGCAGGAGCGCCTGGCCCGGCTCGTGGAGGAGATCGAGACCTACTGGGAGCTCGCGCTCGCCCCCTACTGGGCTCGGATCAGGACCGTACTCGACGCCGACGTCTTCCACCGGGCCCGGCAGGCCGCCGAGCACGGCACCGGCCACCTGTTCAACGAGCTGCACCCATACCTGAGTTGGGACGACAACGCGCTACGTCTGGCGCGCCGGAAGCGCGCTCTGTCCCGGCAGGGCGCGGGCAGGGGACTGCTGCTGATCCCCTCGGCCTTCACCGGACCGGAGCTGCTCACCCGGGTGGCGCCCGCCGAGCCGCCGCAGCTCGCCTACCCGGCGCGCGGCATCGGCGCACTGTGGGAGTCCCGACCCGTTCCGAGCACGGAGGCCCTCGCCGCCGTACTCGGCCGTTCGCGGACCCGGCTGTTGACCGAACTGGAGACCCCGGCGTCCACCACCGAACTCGCCCGCCGCACCGGACTCTCCCCGGCCGGTGTCTCCCAGTACCTCACCGCCCTGCGTGACGCCGGCCTGGTCAGCGCCCACCGAGCCGGCCGCTCGGTCCTCTATGCCCGGACCGCGGCGGCCGACTCCGTCCTCGCGGCGGCCGGCCCATGA
- a CDS encoding oxidoreductase → MTPETIASTTAGSWQLDGLELSRIGYGAMQLAGPKVWGPPRDRDAALAVLRAAVEAGITHIDTSDYYGPQVVNELIREALHPYPDHLRIATKVGARRTPDRAWPAALSPGELVRAVHDNLERLDLPTLDLVNLRMTGTLAAADITEPFGVLAELREQGLIRHLGVSNVSAEQVSAAQQIAPVAAVQNHYNVASRADDALVDQCAEQGIAYVPFYPLGGFRPLQVDALNEVALDLGVTARQVALAWLLHRSPTIMLIPGTSSITHLRENIAAAAVELPEQALRTLDAIATG, encoded by the coding sequence ATGACACCGGAGACGATCGCCTCGACCACCGCAGGCAGTTGGCAGCTCGACGGCCTGGAGCTGAGCCGGATCGGCTACGGCGCGATGCAGCTGGCGGGCCCGAAGGTCTGGGGGCCGCCCCGCGACCGGGACGCCGCCCTCGCCGTGCTGCGCGCCGCTGTCGAGGCGGGGATCACGCACATCGACACCAGCGATTACTACGGCCCGCAGGTGGTCAACGAGCTCATCCGTGAGGCGCTGCACCCCTATCCCGACCACCTGCGCATCGCCACCAAGGTCGGTGCCCGCCGCACCCCGGACCGTGCCTGGCCGGCCGCCCTGTCACCCGGCGAACTGGTACGGGCCGTCCACGACAACCTGGAGCGCCTGGACCTGCCGACGCTGGACCTGGTCAATCTGCGGATGACCGGCACCCTGGCCGCCGCCGACATCACCGAGCCCTTCGGCGTGCTCGCCGAACTGCGCGAGCAGGGACTGATCCGGCACCTGGGGGTCAGCAACGTCAGCGCCGAACAGGTCAGCGCCGCCCAGCAGATCGCCCCGGTGGCAGCCGTGCAGAACCACTACAACGTCGCCTCCCGCGCGGACGACGCCCTCGTCGACCAGTGCGCCGAGCAGGGCATCGCCTATGTGCCGTTCTACCCATTGGGCGGCTTCCGCCCGTTGCAGGTCGACGCCCTCAACGAGGTCGCCCTGGACCTGGGCGTCACCGCCCGGCAGGTCGCGCTGGCCTGGCTGCTGCACCGCTCCCCGACCATCATGCTCATCCCCGGCACCTCCTCGATCACCCACCTGCGCGAGAACATCGCCGCAGCTGCCGTCGAGCTGCCCGAGCAGGCGCTGCGCACCCTCGACGCGATTGCCACCGGCTGA
- a CDS encoding LLM class flavin-dependent oxidoreductase, whose translation MASTMQLGISLEPPRWPSSAGGMVLQTALRAEQLGLHYVLMSDHVLTSANGSGLDSMTLLSAIAGATSKIRLATSILVLPYRHPVAVAGQAATLDIVSGGRFSLGVGTGWNAKEFAALGLDVRQRGARTDEYLAVLRALWSGEPVDFAGRFTTLSKAEPAIAPRTKGGPAIWVGGSSDAALRRALRFGDGWHGSAADEAAVRDVRSRLAVLGEELDRDPEQLKLSSVCFLVPPGFETNGPLPGSLLGGPAASTQQLLDALGRLGAAGLSMVSLWMPLDPHQLSDALGWVATELLPDLRVI comes from the coding sequence GTGGCATCGACCATGCAGCTGGGCATCTCGCTCGAACCGCCGCGGTGGCCGTCGAGTGCGGGCGGCATGGTGCTGCAGACCGCGCTGCGGGCCGAACAGCTGGGACTGCACTACGTGCTGATGTCGGATCACGTGCTGACCAGCGCCAACGGTTCGGGCCTCGACTCGATGACGCTGCTCTCCGCGATCGCCGGCGCCACCTCGAAGATCCGGCTGGCGACCAGCATCCTGGTGCTGCCGTACCGGCACCCGGTGGCCGTGGCCGGGCAGGCGGCCACTCTGGACATCGTCTCCGGTGGCCGCTTCTCGCTCGGCGTCGGGACGGGCTGGAACGCGAAGGAGTTCGCCGCCCTCGGGCTGGACGTGCGCCAGCGCGGCGCCCGGACCGACGAGTACCTGGCCGTGCTGCGCGCGCTCTGGTCCGGCGAACCGGTGGACTTCGCCGGACGGTTCACCACCCTGTCCAAGGCCGAGCCGGCCATCGCGCCCCGAACCAAGGGCGGCCCGGCGATCTGGGTCGGTGGGAGCAGTGACGCGGCGCTACGCCGGGCGTTGCGCTTCGGCGACGGCTGGCACGGCAGCGCCGCCGACGAGGCCGCCGTCCGAGACGTCCGCAGTCGGCTGGCCGTGCTCGGCGAGGAGCTCGACCGGGACCCGGAGCAGCTCAAGCTCTCCTCGGTCTGCTTCCTGGTCCCGCCGGGCTTCGAGACCAACGGTCCGCTGCCCGGTTCGCTGCTGGGCGGTCCGGCCGCGAGCACTCAGCAACTGCTGGACGCGCTCGGCCGGCTGGGTGCGGCGGGCCTGTCGATGGTCTCGCTCTGGATGCCGCTCGACCCGCACCAGCTCTCGGACGCCCTCGGCTGGGTGGCCACCGAGCTGCTGCCGGACCTGCGCGTGATCTGA